A genomic segment from Polyangium mundeleinium encodes:
- a CDS encoding YcjF family protein produces MAGEATKADRTKTFTKDDSRAGRAEAIIRRNVLWALVAGVLPVPVADFVAIKGVQLKMLRELADLYEVKFTHEVVTMLVGSLISSTWSVGVGATLGYGLVKLVPVVGTALGLISTPLVAGAATYALGKVFTMHFETGGTFLDFDPNAMRSHFRSEFEKAKETVATMQQEP; encoded by the coding sequence ATGGCAGGCGAGGCTACGAAGGCTGATCGAACCAAGACGTTCACCAAGGACGATTCGCGCGCCGGCCGGGCGGAGGCGATCATACGGCGGAACGTCTTATGGGCGCTCGTGGCGGGCGTCCTTCCCGTGCCGGTCGCCGACTTCGTCGCAATCAAGGGTGTTCAGCTCAAGATGCTGAGGGAGCTCGCCGACCTTTACGAGGTGAAGTTCACCCATGAGGTCGTGACAATGCTCGTTGGTTCCCTCATCTCCAGCACCTGGAGCGTGGGCGTGGGAGCCACGCTCGGATACGGACTCGTCAAGCTCGTCCCCGTGGTCGGCACGGCTCTCGGGCTCATCTCGACGCCGCTCGTCGCGGGCGCGGCCACGTATGCGCTTGGCAAGGTATTTACGATGCATTTCGAGACCGGTGGTACGTTCCTCGATTTCGATCCGAACGCCATGAGGTCGCATTTTAGGTCGGAGTTCGAGAAAGCCAAGGAGACGGTCGCCACGATGCAGCAGGAGCCGTAG
- a CDS encoding thioesterase II family protein, with protein sequence MEPIPGAWFWRPRPVALPRARLFCFPYAGANAMVFRTWSAHLSPDVELVAAQLPGRGPRIREAPITRLKPLVEALGQTLAPSRIPFVMFGHSMGGLVAFSLCHWLRARGFPAPMHLFISGRRAAQIPDSYPPTGELTDAYILSCIRRYGGTPASVLAEPGLMELLVPIFRADFELLRSYRHVPAEPLDVPLTAIGGTKDDTVPSAQLEGWREHTKGPFALSILEGDHFFLHSAEAAVLRVVGQAFEGASRGEV encoded by the coding sequence ATGGAGCCGATCCCGGGCGCGTGGTTCTGGAGGCCCAGGCCCGTGGCATTGCCGCGGGCGCGGCTCTTTTGCTTCCCCTATGCGGGGGCGAACGCGATGGTCTTCAGGACCTGGTCCGCTCACCTGTCGCCCGACGTGGAACTCGTCGCCGCGCAGCTTCCAGGCCGAGGGCCGCGAATCCGCGAGGCGCCCATCACGAGGCTAAAGCCCCTGGTGGAGGCGCTCGGGCAGACGCTCGCCCCTAGCCGCATCCCTTTCGTGATGTTCGGGCACAGCATGGGCGGGCTCGTCGCGTTTTCGCTTTGCCACTGGCTGCGCGCGCGCGGCTTTCCGGCGCCGATGCACCTTTTCATTTCCGGCCGCCGCGCGGCGCAGATCCCGGACTCCTACCCACCCACCGGCGAGCTGACCGACGCGTACATCCTCTCCTGCATCCGACGTTATGGCGGAACGCCCGCGAGCGTTCTGGCCGAGCCGGGGCTCATGGAGCTGCTCGTGCCTATTTTCCGGGCGGACTTCGAGCTCCTTCGGTCCTACCGCCACGTGCCGGCAGAGCCTCTCGATGTTCCGCTGACCGCAATCGGAGGCACGAAGGACGACACGGTGCCGTCGGCGCAGCTCGAAGGGTGGCGCGAGCACACGAAAGGACCATTTGCGCTCAGCATCCTCGAGGGCGACCATTTCTTTCTGCATTCCGCCGAGGCGGCTGTGCTGCGCGTGGTCGGGCAGGCCTTCGAGGGAGCCTCGCGCGGTGAAGTGTAA
- a CDS encoding MbtH family protein has protein sequence MSVFDDADTTFEVVVNHEEQYSIWPAGREIPAGWRLAGKSGKRAECLQYIEEVWTDMRPLSLRKQMDAAAAAAKSQA, from the coding sequence ATGAGTGTCTTCGACGACGCAGATACCACCTTCGAGGTGGTCGTGAACCACGAGGAGCAATACTCGATCTGGCCCGCCGGCCGGGAGATCCCTGCGGGCTGGCGCCTGGCGGGGAAGAGCGGGAAGCGCGCGGAGTGCCTCCAGTATATCGAGGAGGTTTGGACCGACATGCGGCCGCTCAGCCTGCGCAAGCAGATGGACGCGGCTGCGGCTGCGGCCAAGTCGCAGGCCTGA
- a CDS encoding multicopper oxidase family protein, translating into MGATLGAGLLLPDTIGCSDDDKTPTPQPVPSRELFNPATVRAKDGLLDIEMTITEVEVTVGQYTFMTRAYTGLKVNAGEANFEGTYSGTIPGPSVELRPGDRLKLKLINGLPDDGSAVDPVDCGMTTSGGHGGHGPGMQNNTTNFHTHGLHVDPGPPGDDVFLAIGPGQSYDFVIDIPKDVVMPDGTMADHPAGTYWYHPHFHGATAIQVAGGMVGALIIRDEWQDDLDKMFSPEPAPGQGKEQLLVVGELMLQTKDPCNGKIRLATYGEMGHSGPLPDNVVDFFHVNGQINPILRMHPSEVQRFRVLHTGFRAPLDIAFLRVPDDQVDAATSLPKPDYNPFDYSCASNGGPPVLNRDALRAKSVTYYQVATDGITYAAPLKMPMTNAVSEVEYVIPPGGRADMLVQFEPGTYQMVALGYLDFVCWEPQVLATVIVSGTPDTSLQIPQALTPPALYPSFDDMAKPGNQIDKSRQLDFAVSIDAQGTHFTIDGRTFCETRIDQCMALGAVEEWTINNKAAVASVHPFHIHVNSFLVTSINGKKPAQSIWRDTFLIPTGDMMGVDGTLTFLSRFLHFEGKYVLHCHILEHEDEGMMQLLEVKKDALCEPSMTDTCPMP; encoded by the coding sequence ATGGGCGCCACGCTCGGCGCTGGCCTCTTGCTGCCCGATACGATCGGTTGCAGCGACGACGACAAGACCCCGACGCCGCAGCCGGTTCCGAGCAGAGAGCTCTTCAACCCTGCCACGGTCCGAGCCAAGGACGGCCTTCTCGATATCGAGATGACCATCACCGAGGTCGAGGTGACGGTCGGTCAGTATACGTTCATGACCCGCGCGTACACCGGCCTCAAGGTCAACGCAGGAGAGGCGAACTTCGAGGGAACGTATTCGGGCACGATCCCAGGCCCGAGCGTCGAGCTTCGCCCGGGTGATCGGCTCAAGCTCAAGCTCATCAACGGCCTCCCGGACGACGGCAGCGCCGTGGACCCCGTCGATTGCGGCATGACCACCAGCGGCGGCCATGGCGGGCACGGCCCGGGCATGCAAAACAACACGACCAACTTCCACACGCACGGTCTGCACGTCGACCCCGGGCCGCCCGGAGATGACGTCTTCTTGGCGATTGGTCCTGGCCAAAGCTACGACTTCGTCATCGACATCCCCAAAGACGTCGTCATGCCGGATGGGACGATGGCCGATCATCCGGCCGGGACCTACTGGTATCACCCACACTTCCACGGCGCGACGGCCATCCAGGTGGCAGGCGGCATGGTGGGGGCCCTCATCATCCGCGATGAATGGCAAGACGATCTCGACAAGATGTTTTCACCCGAGCCCGCGCCGGGCCAGGGCAAGGAGCAGCTCCTGGTCGTCGGTGAGCTCATGCTCCAGACCAAGGATCCATGCAATGGGAAAATCCGCCTCGCGACGTACGGTGAAATGGGCCATTCCGGCCCCTTGCCTGATAACGTTGTGGATTTCTTCCACGTCAACGGCCAGATCAACCCGATCCTTCGCATGCATCCGAGTGAGGTGCAGCGCTTCCGGGTCCTTCACACGGGCTTCCGTGCTCCGCTGGACATCGCCTTCCTCCGCGTACCGGACGATCAGGTGGACGCCGCAACGTCGTTGCCGAAGCCCGACTATAATCCTTTCGACTATTCTTGCGCGAGCAACGGGGGGCCGCCCGTGCTCAACCGGGACGCGTTGCGGGCGAAGTCGGTCACGTACTACCAGGTCGCGACGGACGGGATCACCTACGCGGCGCCCCTGAAGATGCCGATGACCAACGCCGTTTCGGAGGTCGAGTATGTCATCCCGCCGGGAGGCCGCGCGGACATGCTCGTCCAATTCGAACCGGGCACCTACCAGATGGTGGCGCTCGGCTACCTGGACTTCGTCTGCTGGGAGCCGCAGGTCCTCGCCACCGTGATCGTCTCGGGGACGCCAGACACGAGCCTTCAGATCCCGCAAGCACTCACGCCTCCGGCGCTTTACCCGTCCTTCGACGACATGGCGAAGCCCGGCAACCAGATCGACAAGAGCCGCCAGCTCGACTTCGCCGTGTCCATCGATGCGCAAGGAACACATTTCACCATCGACGGCAGGACGTTCTGCGAAACCCGTATCGACCAATGCATGGCTCTGGGCGCCGTGGAGGAATGGACGATCAACAACAAGGCGGCAGTGGCGTCGGTCCATCCCTTCCACATCCACGTCAACTCGTTCCTTGTGACGTCCATCAACGGGAAGAAGCCGGCACAGTCCATCTGGCGCGATACGTTTCTCATCCCCACGGGCGACATGATGGGCGTCGACGGCACCCTGACGTTCCTGTCGCGCTTCCTGCATTTCGAGGGCAAGTACGTGCTGCACTGCCACATCCTGGAGCACGAGGATGAAGGCATGATGCAGCTCCTCGAGGTGAAGAAGGACGCGCTATGTGAACCGTCGATGACCGACACGTGCCCGATGCCGTGA
- a CDS encoding sigma 54-interacting transcriptional regulator has product MTRKLISLGTTQDPVREQRRAQPLARPFLFVVLHCGQPALGGARYGLAELDVVDIGRGASRVASRICEGGVRRLDLRLPDATISKTQGRLVRSGDTWVFEDAGSRNGSYVNDRRVTKIALSDGDFIELGNVILRYRAGLPSSPTSAADLELDTPEARGLQTLVPPLADELDALARIARAPIPVLLLGESGTGKEVLASNIHTRSGRAGPLVAVNCGALTASLLESQLFGHVKGAFTGAIRDEPGYVRRADGGTLFLDEVGDLPLPAQAALLRVLEENEVVPVGGSNPIKVDLRVVAATHKPLDKMAIRGELRVDLLARLSGHRHTLTRLRDRIEDMGILVRDLLGRSKVPGASELGFTLQAGKWLLSQPWSLNIRELSQVLGVAAALADGPLIERAHLIERSLGTVAPPEEESVVAPEPEDERDTAPDALRGRIVALLEKHRGNVSGVARDMGKSRVQIHRWIQRFSISVDTYRG; this is encoded by the coding sequence ATGACGAGGAAGTTGATCTCGCTCGGTACCACCCAGGACCCCGTGCGCGAGCAGCGGAGGGCGCAGCCCCTCGCGCGTCCCTTCCTGTTCGTCGTGCTCCATTGTGGCCAGCCGGCGCTCGGCGGAGCGCGGTATGGCCTCGCGGAGCTCGACGTCGTCGACATCGGGCGCGGCGCCTCGCGCGTCGCCTCGCGCATCTGCGAGGGCGGCGTGCGGCGGCTCGATCTGCGCCTGCCCGACGCGACCATCTCGAAGACCCAGGGGCGCCTCGTCAGGAGCGGCGACACGTGGGTGTTCGAGGACGCAGGCTCGAGGAACGGCTCCTATGTCAATGACAGGCGCGTCACGAAGATCGCGCTTTCGGACGGTGATTTCATCGAGCTCGGCAACGTCATCCTGCGTTATCGCGCGGGCTTGCCTTCTTCGCCCACCTCCGCCGCGGATCTCGAACTCGATACCCCGGAGGCCAGGGGGCTCCAAACGCTCGTCCCGCCGCTCGCGGACGAGCTCGACGCCCTCGCTCGTATCGCGCGCGCGCCGATCCCGGTGCTCCTCCTCGGCGAGTCGGGCACGGGCAAGGAGGTGCTCGCGAGCAACATCCACACGCGCTCGGGGCGCGCCGGGCCGCTCGTCGCCGTCAATTGCGGGGCGCTCACGGCGTCGCTGCTCGAGAGCCAGCTCTTCGGACATGTCAAGGGCGCGTTCACGGGGGCCATCCGGGACGAGCCGGGCTATGTGCGCCGGGCGGACGGCGGCACGCTCTTCCTCGACGAGGTGGGCGATCTCCCGCTGCCCGCGCAGGCCGCGCTCCTGCGCGTGCTCGAGGAGAACGAAGTCGTACCCGTCGGTGGTTCGAACCCCATCAAGGTGGATCTGCGCGTCGTCGCGGCGACGCACAAGCCGCTCGACAAGATGGCCATCCGGGGCGAGCTTCGGGTCGACTTGCTCGCGCGGCTCTCCGGGCATCGGCACACGCTCACGCGGCTGCGGGATCGGATCGAGGACATGGGGATCTTGGTCCGTGATCTCTTGGGGCGCTCCAAGGTGCCGGGCGCGAGCGAGCTTGGTTTCACCCTACAGGCGGGCAAGTGGCTCTTGTCGCAGCCGTGGTCGCTCAACATCCGGGAGCTCTCGCAGGTCCTCGGGGTCGCGGCTGCGCTCGCGGACGGGCCGCTCATCGAGCGCGCGCACTTGATCGAGCGGAGCCTCGGAACCGTCGCGCCACCCGAAGAGGAGAGCGTCGTGGCGCCGGAGCCCGAGGACGAGAGGGACACGGCGCCGGACGCGTTGCGCGGGCGTATCGTGGCGCTGCTCGAGAAGCACAGGGGCAACGTGAGCGGGGTTGCGCGCGACATGGGCAAGTCGCGGGTCCAGATCCACCGCTGGATACAGAGATTCTCGATCAGCGTCGACACGTATCGCGGGTGA
- a CDS encoding nSTAND1 domain-containing NTPase translates to MKSPDERGRGAHPAPGASVTADFARHERTGRSSQVASSSPTSRERGAPPEASLPFDGFLKHYEIIRKLGEGGMGIVLLARDIKLGRLVAIKLLQDSGHATTRLLAEARATARCKHENIVVIHDVDETDGHPYMVLEYLEGRTLREVLSSGARGSSRVLPRGLALDIVMSVLRALVAAHERDVVHRDLKPENIMILDAGGVKVLDFGLARPGDGLYTSDGGTLAYMAPEQWLGEKVDARADIWAVGVILYELLAGAHPLEPITMERLESVADLSALMPKLRDVLPELSALSDVVERCLRKRKEERFASADELLAALTSLREGGKPLALASGELPFAGLSTFQEADAGRFFGRERDIAALVGRLRRQRLVTVVGPSGAGKSSFLRAGVIPALKHSGENWDVLVLRPGRAPMSALGEALAEVLTEGKTDDPVAMGDLRAEPGLLGARLRAHCRAQGPESRALVFVDQFEELYTLVSDPGERSAFLQCLLGVADDASSPLRVIVALRSDFLDRVAEDSHFLAEAIQGLLLLPPMGREALREALVRPVEASGHRFEDEAMITDILDELSRAKTPLPLLQFSAAEVWEARDRDAKTLTRASYERLGGVVGSLSTHADAVFAALSLPSQRLCQAIFLRLVTPERTRAIVSMPELASLAEDPAAVEALVQHLCGARLLLLEVGGLPGTVTVELVHESLIERWPRLARWLDESTADAQFMARLRAAASQWQAGGEASGLLWRDRAAEEARAWYERRRGNPEAERGMPLGRAEERYLLAVIDLQEQARRRRQRSIAGAFVVLGTVSVLVFVLAMRAQAQARRADAEAARVTEQNGELALQALRGRNATRMLATRRRMDDPTLVLALAREVEPEDIPKEWAEIVSGALSSGVARNEIAGLHGGLPVYAAAISPDGARIVTASQDQTASILAVGDFQRLATLRGHDAHVWFAAWSPDGARIVTASGDKTARIWSADGSGEPLVLRGHEDEVNSALMSPDGQRVVTASMDGTARVFRAADGRQIAVLEHQANVTSARFSPDGKSIVTTSVDGLARVWSADDKGAPLVLRGHTDEVVAATWSPDGARIATTSKDATVRVWDAFEGAERLTLRGHEDKVMSVAWSRDGKRIASASKDKTARIWNADGAGQPIVLRGHKHWVYTADFSPDGRSLLTASLDRTLRFWNLDEVVAPRLLEGHTEVINAITWSPDGARLVTASGDGTARVWRADGEGSPVVLRGHTRDIVSARWSPDGARLVTASRDGTARVWRLDDPSSPVVLDGHRAGVWSVDWSDSGDRILTASMDGGLRVWASDGYVLQAETKAPIESECVVQAWFEPAGTRVLVSYETGDIYLWNAGEAGEAGELVGLAGHTGRFVPSFTGARWSPDGSRILSTFADCAARVWDVRGAAAPVTLQGHESKFTFAAWSPDGARILTTSLDGTARVWSADGSGQPGVLHGHRERVVSAWMSPDGTRVATASADTTVRIFRADGSGQPFVLGGSPFVVGSAEWSADGKYIAQCSDEKVARVWRDVEPFTGPEDARLWRATSYCIPVPIRRELLQITEAEAQRDQQACERRVAEARAAERNPGPTPPRDRVVRP, encoded by the coding sequence ATGAAGTCTCCTGATGAGCGAGGGCGCGGCGCCCACCCGGCGCCGGGAGCGAGCGTCACCGCGGACTTCGCTCGTCACGAGCGGACAGGACGCTCGTCGCAGGTTGCTTCGTCATCCCCCACGTCCCGCGAGCGAGGCGCGCCCCCCGAGGCCTCCCTTCCGTTCGACGGCTTCCTCAAGCACTACGAGATCATCCGCAAGCTTGGCGAAGGCGGCATGGGGATCGTGCTGCTCGCGCGGGACATCAAGCTCGGGCGCCTCGTCGCCATCAAGCTCCTCCAGGACAGCGGACATGCGACGACGCGCCTGCTCGCCGAGGCCCGAGCGACGGCGCGTTGCAAGCACGAGAACATCGTGGTGATCCACGATGTCGATGAGACCGACGGGCATCCGTACATGGTCCTCGAGTACCTCGAGGGCCGCACGCTGCGGGAGGTCCTGTCCTCGGGCGCCCGAGGATCGAGCCGCGTGCTCCCGAGGGGCCTCGCGCTCGACATCGTGATGTCGGTCCTCCGCGCGCTCGTCGCCGCGCACGAGCGCGACGTCGTGCATCGCGACCTCAAGCCCGAGAACATCATGATCCTCGACGCAGGGGGGGTCAAAGTGCTGGATTTCGGGCTGGCGAGGCCAGGCGATGGCCTGTACACGAGTGACGGCGGCACGCTCGCGTACATGGCGCCCGAGCAATGGCTCGGCGAAAAGGTCGACGCGCGGGCCGATATATGGGCAGTCGGCGTGATCCTGTACGAGCTGCTCGCAGGCGCGCATCCGCTCGAGCCGATCACGATGGAGCGGCTCGAGAGCGTCGCCGACCTTTCCGCGCTCATGCCCAAGCTCCGCGATGTCCTGCCCGAGCTTTCGGCGCTCTCGGACGTCGTGGAACGCTGCCTGCGCAAGCGAAAGGAGGAACGATTCGCGTCGGCGGACGAACTGCTCGCCGCGCTCACGTCTTTGCGCGAAGGGGGAAAACCCCTTGCGCTCGCCTCGGGTGAGCTGCCGTTCGCGGGGCTTTCGACGTTTCAGGAGGCGGACGCGGGCCGCTTCTTCGGCCGCGAGCGGGACATCGCGGCCCTCGTGGGGCGGCTCCGGCGTCAGCGGCTCGTCACGGTGGTGGGCCCCTCCGGCGCTGGAAAATCGTCATTCCTGCGCGCCGGCGTGATCCCGGCCTTGAAGCACTCCGGCGAGAATTGGGACGTGCTTGTCCTGCGCCCGGGCCGCGCTCCCATGTCGGCCCTCGGCGAGGCGCTCGCAGAGGTGCTAACCGAAGGCAAAACGGATGATCCCGTGGCGATGGGCGATCTCCGCGCCGAGCCGGGCTTGCTCGGCGCCCGCCTTCGCGCCCATTGTCGCGCGCAAGGCCCCGAGAGCCGCGCGCTCGTTTTCGTCGATCAATTCGAGGAGCTCTATACCCTGGTCTCCGATCCCGGCGAGCGCTCTGCGTTCCTTCAATGCCTTCTCGGCGTGGCAGACGACGCCTCGTCCCCGCTGCGGGTCATCGTGGCCCTTCGCTCGGATTTCCTCGACCGCGTCGCGGAGGATTCCCATTTCCTGGCCGAGGCAATCCAGGGCCTCCTCCTCCTGCCGCCGATGGGGCGCGAAGCCCTGCGGGAGGCCTTGGTGCGCCCGGTGGAGGCGTCCGGGCATCGCTTCGAGGACGAGGCGATGATCACCGACATCCTGGACGAGCTGTCGCGCGCCAAGACCCCACTGCCGCTCCTGCAATTCTCGGCCGCGGAGGTATGGGAGGCGCGGGATCGGGACGCGAAGACCTTGACGCGGGCGAGCTACGAGCGGCTCGGCGGGGTCGTCGGTTCGCTTTCGACACACGCGGACGCCGTGTTCGCGGCGCTCTCGCTGCCGAGCCAGCGCCTCTGCCAGGCCATCTTCCTACGCCTGGTCACGCCCGAGCGGACGCGCGCGATCGTGAGCATGCCCGAGCTCGCCTCCCTCGCCGAAGATCCCGCCGCCGTGGAGGCGCTCGTCCAGCACCTCTGCGGCGCGAGGCTCTTGCTCCTCGAAGTCGGCGGCCTTCCGGGCACGGTGACGGTGGAGCTCGTCCACGAGTCGCTCATCGAGCGCTGGCCGAGGCTCGCGCGGTGGCTCGACGAGAGCACGGCGGACGCCCAGTTCATGGCCCGGCTGCGCGCCGCCGCCTCGCAATGGCAGGCGGGCGGAGAGGCGTCCGGCTTGTTGTGGCGGGACCGCGCCGCCGAGGAGGCGCGGGCGTGGTACGAACGAAGGCGCGGGAACCCTGAGGCGGAGCGCGGCATGCCGCTCGGCCGCGCGGAAGAGCGGTACCTCCTCGCCGTGATCGACCTCCAGGAGCAGGCGCGGCGGAGGCGACAGCGCTCGATTGCCGGGGCGTTCGTGGTGCTCGGCACCGTGTCGGTCCTCGTGTTTGTCCTGGCCATGCGTGCCCAGGCCCAGGCCCGGCGCGCGGACGCCGAGGCTGCGCGTGTCACGGAGCAGAATGGCGAGCTCGCGCTCCAGGCGCTACGTGGCCGCAATGCCACGCGGATGCTCGCCACGCGTAGGCGGATGGACGATCCCACGCTGGTCCTCGCGCTCGCACGGGAGGTCGAGCCCGAGGACATCCCCAAGGAGTGGGCCGAGATCGTGAGCGGCGCGCTCTCCTCCGGCGTCGCGCGGAACGAGATCGCGGGCCTCCATGGGGGCCTGCCGGTCTACGCGGCGGCCATCAGCCCGGATGGCGCGCGGATCGTCACGGCGTCCCAGGACCAGACGGCGAGCATCCTGGCCGTGGGCGATTTCCAGAGGCTCGCCACGCTGCGGGGCCACGACGCGCACGTCTGGTTCGCCGCGTGGAGCCCGGATGGCGCGCGCATCGTCACGGCGTCCGGGGACAAGACGGCCCGGATCTGGAGCGCGGACGGCTCCGGGGAGCCGCTCGTGCTGCGCGGCCACGAGGACGAGGTCAATTCGGCGCTGATGAGCCCGGATGGGCAGCGCGTCGTCACGGCGTCCATGGACGGGACCGCGAGGGTGTTCCGCGCGGCGGACGGGAGGCAGATCGCCGTGCTCGAGCACCAGGCGAACGTCACGAGCGCCCGGTTCAGCCCGGATGGGAAGAGCATCGTGACGACCTCGGTGGATGGGCTCGCGCGTGTGTGGAGCGCGGACGACAAGGGCGCGCCGCTGGTCCTTCGCGGGCATACGGACGAGGTTGTCGCGGCAACCTGGAGCCCGGATGGCGCGCGCATCGCCACCACGAGCAAGGACGCCACGGTGCGTGTATGGGACGCCTTCGAGGGCGCCGAGCGCCTCACACTGCGCGGCCACGAGGACAAGGTCATGAGCGTCGCGTGGAGCCGCGACGGCAAGCGCATTGCCTCGGCCTCGAAGGACAAGACCGCGCGCATCTGGAATGCCGACGGCGCGGGCCAACCGATCGTCTTGCGTGGCCACAAGCACTGGGTCTACACGGCGGATTTCAGCCCGGATGGCCGCTCCCTCCTCACGGCGTCGCTCGACAGGACGCTTCGGTTCTGGAATCTCGACGAGGTCGTCGCGCCGCGGCTGCTCGAGGGCCACACGGAGGTCATCAACGCGATCACGTGGAGCCCCGATGGCGCGCGGCTCGTTACGGCTTCGGGAGACGGGACCGCGCGGGTGTGGCGTGCGGATGGGGAGGGGAGCCCGGTCGTCTTGCGCGGCCATACCAGGGACATCGTCAGTGCGAGGTGGAGTCCCGATGGCGCGCGGCTCGTCACGGCTTCGCGGGACGGGACCGCGCGGGTATGGCGCCTCGACGACCCCTCTTCGCCCGTCGTCCTCGACGGCCATCGGGCAGGGGTCTGGAGCGTCGATTGGAGCGACTCGGGTGACCGGATCCTCACCGCCTCCATGGATGGAGGCCTTCGCGTGTGGGCGAGCGACGGCTACGTGCTCCAGGCGGAGACAAAGGCTCCGATCGAATCCGAGTGCGTGGTGCAAGCGTGGTTCGAGCCCGCGGGCACGCGGGTGCTCGTGTCGTACGAGACCGGGGACATCTATCTCTGGAACGCGGGCGAGGCGGGCGAGGCGGGCGAGCTCGTCGGGCTCGCCGGGCACACCGGGAGGTTCGTACCCAGCTTTACGGGCGCGCGATGGAGCCCGGACGGCTCGCGCATTCTCTCCACGTTCGCGGACTGCGCTGCGCGAGTCTGGGACGTGCGCGGCGCTGCGGCCCCCGTCACGCTGCAGGGGCACGAATCGAAGTTCACCTTCGCTGCGTGGTCGCCCGACGGCGCGCGGATCCTCACGACGTCCCTCGACGGGACCGCGCGCGTATGGAGCGCCGACGGCTCCGGGCAGCCAGGGGTCCTCCACGGTCACAGGGAACGGGTCGTATCGGCGTGGATGAGCCCCGACGGCACACGCGTCGCCACCGCGTCCGCGGACACGACGGTACGCATTTTTCGTGCGGATGGGTCCGGGCAGCCTTTCGTGCTCGGCGGCTCTCCATTCGTCGTCGGGTCTGCCGAATGGAGCGCCGACGGCAAGTACATCGCGCAATGCTCCGACGAGAAGGTCGCCCGGGTATGGCGCGACGTGGAGCCCTTCACCGGCCCTGAGGACGCCCGGCTCTGGAGGGCGACCTCGTATTGTATTCCCGTGCCCATCCGTAGAGAACTGCTCCAGATCACCGAGGCCGAGGCCCAGAGGGACCAGCAAGCGTGCGAGCGCCGCGTCGCGGAGGCCCGGGCCGCCGAGAGAAACCCAGGCCCCACGCCGCCTCGTGATAGGGTGGTGCGGCCATGA